A region of Gracilinanus agilis isolate LMUSP501 chromosome 3, AgileGrace, whole genome shotgun sequence DNA encodes the following proteins:
- the RNF223 gene encoding RING finger protein 223 codes for MSSTQQVWHTVVPPPDLSSPTAVVPMSPVSPAAPGSPEDGPEKVSSPLECSICFTGYDNIFKTPKVLSCTHVFCLECLARLMAAQPAGQSDDTVPCPLCRQPTPVPLAGAPALRTNQELLASLAPHLRKEERVWMDGSKLCYRPPLPPSTSEPPACICVDVGMSKPDAIHLPSPAPARRRGFLARCSYCSDWKRILLIVVLLIILFCIVLWPVQCALKTGNLRCFTHPPSTINHRPTPAELPLNDN; via the coding sequence ATGTCTTCAACCCAGCAAGTATGGCACACGGTGGTGCCCCCGCCAGACCTGAGCAGCCCCACGGCAGTGGTGCCCATGTCGCCCGTGTCCCCCGCAGCCCCAGGCTCCCCCGAGGATGGACCAGAGAAGGTGTCGTCCCCGCTGGAATGTTCCATCTGCTTTACGGGCTATGACAACATCTTTAAAACCCCCAAGGTCCTATCCTGCACTCACGTCTTCTGCCTGGAGTGCCTGGCTCGGCTCATGGCGGCCCAGCCCGCCGGGCAGTCGGACGACACGGTCCCCTGTCCCCTGTGCCGCCAGCCCACCCCCGTGCCGCTGGCCGGGGCCCCTGCCCTGCGGACCAATCAAGAGCTGCTGGCCTCTCTTGCCCCCCACCTCCGGAAGGAGGAGAGGGTCTGGATGGACGGGAGTAAACTCTGCTACAGGCCGCCCTTGCCCCCCAGCACGTCGGAGCCCCCCGCCTGCATCTGCGTGGACGTGGGCATGAGCAAGCCCGATGCCATCCATCTCCCATCTCCGGCCCCGGCCCGCCGCAGGGGCTTCTTGGCCCGCTGCTCCTACTGTAGTGACTGGAAGAGAATTCTGCTCATCGTGGTGCTGCTGATCATCCTCTTCTGTATCGTCCTGTGGCCTGTCCAGTGCGCCCTCAAGACTGGCAACCTGCGCTGCTTCACCCACCCCCCTTCCACTATCAATCACCGGCCCACTCCCGCCGAGTTGCCCCTGAATGATAATTAG